From a region of the Calonectris borealis chromosome 2, bCalBor7.hap1.2, whole genome shotgun sequence genome:
- the LOC142079759 gene encoding oxygen-regulated protein 1-like yields the protein MGFSSRSQIFSVSSDKGSSNDNNSNDNNSDSSYVPDSHKSIGGDQSVTGEVLSVAQYEDDIEKSVHLNQDGSITVEMKVRFKIKEEETIKWTTTVSRAGLSDDKNTTICNSAMRAEDCLSDVNVSERIKPKEAPFLKSYNKEEGDSLQQFNAEVSDKESESDLKTAVCNICNDNSADLDISNVPEDNIRPRFYRPPTPGPRRVRQKKAVVESVTLVSEKEVQEKTIGEFSYSEEIQNGENKSEYCMVAHSSRKKASVSNPKFKTTKRKTLVVPDEDELVQNILEKSVVEQGTYNSLVSTCKANISGFIPSSKIYQAARPGSADHIHESCDIKQIKRSLSSFVRYSELCQSKEETKCKAARLLPISQDSVHSASPGHSQMKMMVPPCSKDPTEKINPTIGFFPTVTESENQTCVRTESVTATHLIDDSQSASSLTKKKKKRKASNFLEQGTYENQKDKEISGIIKSEGMHITSKTTQDSTTEAMDNYSEMPQKKGTECFVKNNDGSVNSDKSTCPEDEFYHQDSVEQNGLSSNKKPRSNNKLAKVKLKSGKKKGIVSSAKSEDGLMTVDSNNESEHSQDTLKSTITLEALKQEDFQEEVAEHSLENYVQTWLKNLLPNSVLPPINKKEGNVENSNICHFPKEDTDASIDKETRFITNKVHVTGKNHLVEHNLTKKTLKPICELGTLEESAKDSGEKQTDSLIHANTTIVEEAKYSLKSEFHHDGKLHLFHETYDNDKKMSEVDMQDTNLCQRKKSEVAVQVDCTIVNEKMGIDVQNNCMSSMLLHELQSTFLGLQKEHNGCISACSLSDLSAFGSSSNVLLAWLLVLNLRESLIGTIKDDMQKPSCSCAEIFTQLQFLKQTAVIEKVDELKAAFSHFQQSTENNLLHFGRELKKQDSTHCHENKLISEIHNGIHLHENEESLEPCIPKDNVNSEAAPKLTGELESCFDIQKDLCRETETLDLSAPKTQLDGQYANTNSNTCSPASAIEPPERNVEMPDSLYKKSQDKNTDTSFTSEESETSVEPNSTVHSVTSNDKNRILDQDTSDLEGEKDIIHVTTDKSEDEKVDPKSAGNDKKPNNQLKLAAETSVEYNNEDYSVQEDKEDAETCEETSERLSTVSPLSFCYESKQITECDMSEGEQKLQVEELENKLCSDTSQLKKCLKSPATSDWSDYRPDTEESDYNSRASSDLTNESGEEAVLEKHYNTGYVKRTIERLYGKMEASFKPDFHKGFPYTSKVFQKDTEEFHSAVVEKNIYFSQEPRSCPAEKLSHSSRPSQEFPVNINKDNTISRRENTSLPTPQPTLNREETSYTNDRSGESPKQHCQPSVRANEDEGILIDKGKWLLKENHLIRRSPPERIGMYGNLDTTSTDTVLDTNSDDVPYSHFGNLNQYPVLNESSSSELEDMAKPSENFCNYFNIPHNSDSDPFQDELSTKRKPSCNDKITSLPAANKEKIKPSVMVEFRLPDNKVHPLEQPLNDEPIQSQPTDVSNTNRSALQEEDSLDKLHAICGQHCPILMVTVTPINEEQRGYAYQKASDIENQLGPCLLAKRSEHLQWPGEDLITDKNNHVTLKNNCINKIANNIFNRFYANNTLDFISNFGILASSTLKDRSSLGKLHVTEDMNVKPVEVSNCQNNVSKHIPSDLVMGTSELPNRKPKICQTLRISLIHIVGEKFSPMLADPAETCHSETFLKCDTSLNNIEHNASENLKNENAFPTEVEEEEVCFCTMDNGNSKDEKDL from the exons ATGGGCTTTAGCTCAAGATCTCAGATATTCTCAGTTTCTTCTGATAAAGGGTCCAGCAATGATAACAACTCAAATGATAACAACTCAGATTCTTCCTATGTTCCTGACAGTCATAAAAGTATAGGAGGAGATCAGTCAGTTACTGGTGAAGTCTTATCTGTGGCACAGTATGAAGATGACATTGAGAAATCTGTTCACCTTAATCAAGATGGCAGTATCACAGTGGAAATGAAAGTTCGATTCaaaattaaagaggaagaaaCCATTAAATGGACAACCACCGTAAGTCGTGCTGGCCTTTCTGATGACAAAAATACCACCATTTGCAATTCTGCAATGCGTGCCGAAGACTGCTTATCTGATGTAAATGTATCAGAACGTATAAAACCAAAAGAGGCTCCATTTTTGAAGAGCTACAATAAAGAAGAGGGAGACTCATTACAGCAATTCAATGCAGAAGTGTCAGACAAAGAATCAGAGTCTGATTTAAAAACTGCTGTTTGTAATATCTGTAATGACAATTCTGCAGATCTAGACATAAGCAATGTACCTGAGGATAATATCAGGCCTCGCTTTTATAGGCCTCCCACCCCTGGGCCAAGGCGTGTTAGACAAAAGAAAGCAGTAGTTGAAAGTGTCACCTTGGTATCTGAGAAAGAGGTTCAGGAGAAAACAATAGGAGAGTTTTCCTACAGTGAGGAAATACAGAACGGAGAAAATAAATCTGAGTATTGCATGGTAGCTcattcaagcagaaaaaaagcaagtgtCAGTAATCCAAAGTTTA aaACCACAAAAAGGAAGACATTAGTAGTGCCTGACGAGGATGAATTGGTACAGAATATATTAGAGAAATCAGTTGTGGAACAAGGAACATATAATAGTTTAGTATCAACCTGCAAAGCTAACATCAGTGGTTTCATACCATCATCAAAAATTTACCAGGCAGCTAGGCCAGGTTCAGCAGACCACATCCATGAGTCATGtgatattaaacaaataaaaagatcACTGAGTTCTTTCGTTAGATATTCAGAATTATGTCagtcaaaagaagaaacaaaatgcaaagctGCTCGTTTATTACCTATTTCTCAGGATTCAGTGCATTCAGCCTCTCCTGGACATAGCCAGATGAAGATGATGGTACCTCCATGTAGTAAAGATCCTACTGAGAAAATAAATCCAACAATTGGATTTTTTCCTACTGTTACTGAAAGTGAGAATCAAACCTGTGTCAGGACTGAATCTGTGACAGCAACACATCTCATTGATGACAGCCAATCTGCATCTTCCCTCaccaaaaagaagaagaagagaaaagcgTCTAACTTTCTAGAACAAGGAACATATGAAAatcaaaaagataaagaaatttcAGGGATAATTAAAAGTGAGGGAATGCATATCACAAGCAAAACCACACAGGATTCCACAACAGAGGCTATGGATAATTATTCTGAAATGCCtcagaaaaaaggaacagaatgTTTTGTAAAAAACAATGATGGGTCTGTCAATTCGGATAAAAGCACGTGTCCTGAAGATGAGTTCTATCACCAGGATTCAGTGGAACAAAATGGATTATCGTCTAATAAAAAACCAAGAAGTAATAACAAGTTGGCCAAGGTAAAATtgaagtcaggcaaaaaaaaaggtatcgTTTCATCTGCAAAGAGTGAAGATGGTCTAATGACTGTTGATTCAAACAATGAATCTGAACACAGTCAGGATACACTGA AAAGCACCATTACACTAGAGGCTCTAAAACAGGAAGATTTTCAAGAGGAGGTTGCTGAGCATTCACTTGAAAACTATGTCCAAACTTGGCTGAAAAACTTGTTACCAAATTCTGTCTTACCCcctataaataaaaaagaagggaatGTAGAGAATAGCAATATCTGTCATTTTCCTAAAGAAGATACTGATGCTTCTATAGACAAAGAAACAAGATTTATCACAAATAAAGTGCATGTGACTGGAAAAAACCATCTGGTTGAGCATAATCTAACCAAAAAAACATTAAAGCCTATTTGTGAATTGGGAACTTTAGAAGAATCAGCCAAGGATTCAGGTGAAAAACAAACTGACTCTTTGATTCATGCTAATACAACTATAGTAGAAGAAGCCAAATATTCACTAAAGTCAGAATTTCATCATGATGGTAAGCTACACTTGTTTCATGAAACATATGACAATGATAAAAAGATGTCAGAAGTTGATATGCAAGATACCAACctatgtcaaagaaaaaaatctgaagttgcTGTTCAAGTTGATTGCACAATTGTCAATGAGAAAATGGGAATTGATGTTCAGAATAATTGCATGTCTAGCATGTTGCTGCATGAACTACAATCAACTTTTCTTGGTCTCCAGAAAGAACATAATGGATGTATATCCGCTTGCAGCCTTTCAGATCTTTCAGCTTTTGGTTCTTCCTCCAATGTCCTCCTAGCTTGGCTACTTGTACTGAATCTGAGAGAGAGTTTGATTGGGACAATCAAAGATGATATGCAAAAGCCTAGCTGTAGCTGTGCTGAAATATTTACACAGTTACAATTTCTGAAACAAACTGCAGTCATAGAAAAAGTTGATGAACTGAAGGCTGCCTTCTCACATTTTCAACAATCAACAGAAAATAACTTACTACACTTTGGGAGGGAACTAAAAAAGCAGGACTCCACACATTGCCATGAGAATAAGCTCATATCTGAAATTCATAATGGTATacatttgcatgaaaatgaaGAATCACTTGAGCCTTGTATTCCAAAGGACAATGTAAATTCTGAAGCAGCTCCAAAATTGACTGGTGAATTAGAAAGCTGTTTTGATATACAGAAAGATCTTTGTAGAGAAACAGAGACTTTAGACTTGAGTGCCCCCAAAACACAGCTAGATGGTCAATATGCCAATACTAATTCAAATACCTGTAGCCCTGCATCAGCTATAGAGCCACCtgaaagaaatgtagaaatgcCTGATAGTCTATATAAAAAATCTCAAGATAAAAACACTGACACGTCATTCACTAGTGAAGAGTCAGAAACTTCAGTAGAACCTAACTCGACAGTTCATAGTGTAACTTCTAATGATAAAAATCGTATTTTAGATCAGGATACTTCTGACTTAGAAGGTGAAAAAGATATTATACATGTTACTACTGATAAAAGTGAAGATGAGAAAGTTGATCCAAAGTCAGCAGGTAATGACAAAAAACCAAATAACCAACTTAAACTAGCTGCTGAAACCTCTGTAGAATATAATAATGAGGATTATTCTGTACAGGAAGACAAGGAAGATGCAGAAACTTGTGAGGAAACCTCTGAGAGGTTATCTACAGTTTCTCCATTATCATTTTGTTATGAATCAAAGCAAATTACAGAATGTGATATGAGCGAAGGAGAACAGAAATTGCAAGTAGAAGAACTAGAGAATAAACTGTGTTCAGACacttctcaattaaaaaaatgcttaaaaagtcCTGCTACTTCAGACTGGTCAGATTACAGGCCAGATACTGAGGAGAGTGATTATAACTCTAGAGCATCCAGTGATTTGACCAATGAAAGTGGGGAGGAAGCAGTACTTGAAAAACATTATAATACTGGCTATGTAAAAAGAACTATTGAACGACTTTATGGCAAGATGGAAGCTTCCTTTAAGCCTGACTTTCACAAAGGTTTTCCTTATACGTCAAAAGTATTTCAAAAGGATACTGAAGAATTCCACTCTGCAgtggtggaaaaaaacatttatttttctcaagaaCCTAGGTCTTGTCCTGCAGAGAAATTGTCACATTCTTCACGACCATCACAAGAATTTCCAGTAAACATAAACAAAGACAACACTATAtcaagaagagaaaatacttcTTTACCAACACCACAACCTACTCTTAACAGAGAAGAGACAAGTTACACTAATGACCGTTCAGGGGAGTCTCCAAAGCAACATTGTCAACCTAGCGTACGAGCTAATGAAGATGAAGGAATATTGATAGATAAAGGCAAATGGCTTCTAAAAGAAAATCATTTGATAAGAAGATCACCACCTGAACGGATTGGAATGTATGGTAATTTGGATACAACATCAACAGACACAGTCCTTGATACTAACAGTGATGATGTTCCATACTCGCACTTTGGCAATCTGAATCAGTACCCAGTCCTTAATGAAAGCTCTTCTTCAGAACTCGAAGACATGGCTAAACCCTCTGAAAATTTTTGCAACTACTTCAATATACCTCATAATAGTGATTCAGACCCCTTTCAGGATGAGTTAAGTACAAAAAGAAAACCTAGCTGCAATGATAAGATCACTTCCCTTCCtgcagcaaacaaagaaaagatcAAACCATCAGTCATGGTAG AATTTAGACTGCCTGATAACAAGGTGCATCCATTGGAACAGCCTTTAAATGATGAACCCATACAGTCTCAGCCAACTGATGTTAGTAATACTAACAGAagtgctcttcaggaagaagATTCTCTGGATAAACTCCATGCTATATGTGGCCAACATTGTCCAATACTGATGGTGACAGTAACACCAATTAACGAGGAACAGAGAGGATATGCCTACCAAAAGGCATCTGATATTGAGAACCAGCTGGGTCCATGTTTGTTGGCCAAAAGGAGTGAACATTTACAATGGCCAGGCGAAGATTTaataacagacaaaaataatcatGTGACTCTGAAGAATAACTGTATCAATAAGATTgccaataatatttttaataggttttatGCTAATAACACGTTAGATTTTATTAGTAACTTTGGAATACTTGCATCTTCAACTCTGAAAGACAGAAGCAGTTTAGGGAAGTTACATGTTACAGAGGATATGAATGTAAAACCTGTGGAAGTCAGCAATTGTCAAAATAATGTATCCAAACACATACCCAGTGATCTTGTGATGGGCACAAGTGAGCTACCCAATAGAAAGCCAAAAATATGCCAAACCCTAAGAATAAGCCTAATTCATATTGTTGGAGAAAAATTTTCTCCAATGTTGGCAGATCCAGCAGAAACCTGTCATTCTGAAACTTTTCTGAAGTGTGACACTTCCTTAAATAACATTGAACATAATGcctctgaaaatctgaaaaatgaaaatgcctttCCTACAGaagtagaagaagaagaagtttGCTTTTGTACGATGGACAATGGAAACAGTAAAGATGAGAAAGACTTGTAA